One stretch of Streptomyces hygroscopicus DNA includes these proteins:
- a CDS encoding MerR family transcriptional regulator: protein MLQTPSGGAGTGTAPTGSRSMSIGTVLNLLRDEFPEVTISKIRFLESEGLVEPRRTPSGYRKFSRRDVERLGRILRMQRDHYLPLKVIREHLDALERGEPLQLPAVSQGARQPGVLDGGTGAAADGPTAARLGRAELLATAEVSEVQLAEWESYGLLAPSADGGYDIEAVTVARLIAELGRFGLEPRHLRIMKASAEREAGMVEQVVAPLRLHRNPQTRAHAEASVRELATLSVELHAALVRSALRVQER, encoded by the coding sequence ATGCTTCAGACACCGTCGGGCGGTGCCGGTACCGGCACCGCCCCCACGGGCAGCCGGTCGATGAGCATCGGCACCGTGCTGAATCTGTTGCGGGACGAGTTCCCCGAGGTCACCATCTCCAAGATCCGCTTCTTGGAGTCGGAAGGTCTGGTCGAGCCGCGCCGGACGCCGTCCGGCTATCGGAAATTCAGCCGGCGGGATGTGGAGCGGCTCGGCCGTATCCTCCGGATGCAGCGTGACCACTACCTGCCGCTCAAGGTCATCCGGGAGCATCTGGACGCCCTGGAGCGGGGCGAGCCGTTGCAGCTTCCTGCCGTTTCGCAGGGAGCGCGGCAGCCCGGTGTGCTCGACGGCGGTACCGGGGCGGCCGCGGACGGCCCCACGGCCGCCCGGCTGGGCCGTGCCGAGCTGCTGGCAACGGCCGAGGTCAGCGAGGTGCAGCTGGCCGAATGGGAGTCGTACGGGCTGCTCGCGCCGAGCGCGGACGGCGGGTACGACATCGAGGCGGTGACCGTCGCCCGGCTCATCGCCGAACTCGGTCGTTTCGGCCTGGAACCACGTCATCTGCGAATCATGAAAGCCTCCGCCGAACGCGAGGCCGGAATGGTCGAGCAGGTGGTCGCTCCGCTGCGGTTGCATAGAAACCCGCAGACCAGAGCGCATGCGGAGGCCAGTGTGCGGGAGCTCGCCACGCTTTCCGTAGAGCTGCACGCGGCCCTGGTGCGGTCGGCTCTGAGGGTCCAGGAGCGGTGA
- a CDS encoding MerR family transcriptional regulator: MRSTGDGTAAGGPYTLQGSAPADPALKARVAAQAAPPREPAAGETERVGYRGPTACAAAGITYRQLDYWARTGLVEPSVRPAYGSGSQRLYSFRDVVVLKIVKRLLDTGVSLQNIRAAVTHLRARELDDLAQMTLMSDGATVYECTSPDEVVDLLQGGQGVFGIAVGVVWRDVESALSQLHGERVDTGETLIRPNPTDELAARRNRAG; the protein is encoded by the coding sequence GTGAGAAGCACCGGCGACGGCACGGCAGCCGGCGGTCCGTATACGCTCCAGGGGAGCGCACCGGCCGATCCGGCGTTGAAGGCTCGGGTCGCGGCACAGGCAGCACCGCCGCGTGAGCCCGCCGCGGGGGAGACGGAGCGGGTCGGGTACCGCGGACCGACCGCATGCGCGGCCGCGGGCATCACCTACCGCCAGCTCGACTACTGGGCCCGCACCGGGCTGGTGGAGCCGAGCGTCCGGCCCGCGTACGGCTCGGGCAGCCAGCGGCTCTACAGCTTCCGGGACGTGGTCGTCCTCAAGATCGTGAAGCGGCTGCTGGACACCGGCGTATCGCTGCAGAACATCCGGGCGGCGGTGACCCATCTGCGTGCCCGGGAGCTCGACGACCTGGCCCAGATGACGCTGATGAGCGACGGCGCGACCGTCTACGAGTGCACCTCGCCCGATGAGGTCGTGGACCTCCTCCAGGGCGGTCAGGGTGTCTTCGGGATCGCCGTGGGCGTCGTCTGGCGGGATGTCGAGAGCGCGCTGTCCCAGCTGCACGGCGAGCGGGTGGACACCGGGGAGACGCTGATCCGGCCCAACCCCACCGATGAGCTCGCGGCGCGTCGCAACCGGGCCGGTTGA
- a CDS encoding DNA polymerase IV, translating into MDAFYASAEQASKPSLRGKPVIVGGLGPRGVVATASYEARVFGVHSAMAMAQARRLCPNAAFLIPRFTLYRAVSDVVMTLLHTLSPLVEPLSLDEAFVDLEAGGTEPTVGAALAVGERLRTDIRAVTGLTGSVGLAGSKMLAKIASEQAKPDGLVVIDPGTERELLGPMSVRTLPGVGPATAETLRRAGIHTVAETREAGEAELVRLLGRAHGASLFLMAEGRDERPVVAERDAKSISVEDTFDVDLTDRTRVQLEIARLADRCVRRLREAGRSGRTVVIKVRRYDFSTLTRSETLRGPTDDPGVVREAAARLIDGVDTTAGVRLLGVGVSGLADYTQEDLFAQAAQAAQAAQAAQAAQAAQAAQAAHEALGDARRVPGPERPEPVGEGAGEAPEDAGKPRRWLPGSDVRHAEYGAGWVQGSGVGRVTVRFEEPWSRPGRVRTFAVDDPALEPTEPLPLLRPDEDAAPGLDTAPEDAASPNADGAPDVAPGPEAHLVPEEAVNPDPYAGEVAGSVPENAAGPGPDVAGEADPDLGPGEVAGPGPDVAGEAGSDLDPVPDVAQKAVADPDPYAGEVAGSVQEDGAGPGPDVAREAVMNPDPDLDLEEIAGPGPDVAGEAGSDLDPVPGVAREAVTNPDLDADPAAEEVAGSAPEDAASPEPDVAREAVADLAVEGTTGREGTTGREGTTGMTPGEAIASDPEQIEGPDDLAARPGGLAAGPDGLAPGPGGGPEQGQAPGHMQDHGLGREQLPGHMQGHMQPPAPGHEQGQGQGQGQGQGQGQPQGQPVTSSP; encoded by the coding sequence ATGGATGCCTTCTACGCCTCGGCGGAGCAGGCATCCAAGCCCAGCCTGCGCGGTAAGCCGGTGATCGTGGGGGGTCTGGGGCCGCGTGGCGTGGTCGCCACGGCCTCCTATGAGGCCCGGGTGTTCGGGGTGCACTCGGCCATGGCGATGGCCCAGGCCCGCCGCCTGTGTCCGAACGCGGCGTTCCTCATCCCCCGCTTCACCCTCTACCGCGCCGTGAGCGACGTGGTCATGACCCTGCTGCACACCCTCTCGCCCCTGGTGGAGCCGCTCAGTCTGGACGAGGCGTTCGTCGATCTGGAGGCGGGCGGCACCGAGCCCACCGTGGGGGCGGCGCTCGCCGTGGGGGAGCGGTTGCGGACCGACATCAGGGCGGTCACGGGGCTGACCGGCTCGGTGGGGCTCGCCGGATCCAAGATGCTCGCCAAGATCGCTTCGGAGCAGGCCAAGCCCGACGGCCTGGTGGTCATCGACCCCGGGACGGAGCGCGAGTTGCTCGGCCCCATGTCGGTGCGGACACTCCCGGGAGTCGGCCCCGCCACGGCGGAGACGCTGCGCCGGGCCGGGATCCACACCGTGGCCGAGACGCGGGAGGCGGGCGAGGCCGAGCTGGTGCGGCTGCTGGGCCGGGCCCACGGCGCGTCGCTGTTTCTGATGGCGGAGGGCCGGGACGAGCGGCCCGTCGTCGCCGAGCGGGACGCCAAGTCCATCTCGGTGGAGGACACCTTCGACGTCGACCTCACCGACCGCACCCGGGTGCAGCTGGAGATCGCGCGGCTCGCCGACCGCTGTGTGCGGCGGCTGCGCGAGGCGGGTCGCTCGGGGCGGACGGTCGTGATCAAGGTGCGGCGGTACGACTTCTCCACGCTGACCCGTTCGGAGACCCTGCGCGGGCCGACCGACGATCCGGGGGTGGTGCGGGAGGCCGCGGCACGGCTGATCGACGGTGTGGACACCACGGCGGGTGTGCGGCTGCTGGGGGTCGGGGTCAGCGGTCTGGCGGACTACACCCAAGAGGATCTCTTCGCGCAGGCCGCCCAGGCCGCCCAGGCCGCCCAAGCGGCGCAGGCCGCCCAAGCGGCGCAGGCCGCCCAAGCGGCCCATGAGGCACTGGGGGACGCCCGGCGCGTGCCGGGCCCCGAGAGGCCGGAGCCTGTGGGAGAGGGCGCGGGAGAGGCTCCTGAGGACGCTGGGAAGCCGCGGCGCTGGCTGCCGGGCTCCGATGTGCGGCACGCCGAGTACGGGGCGGGCTGGGTGCAGGGGAGCGGGGTGGGCCGGGTGACCGTGCGCTTCGAGGAGCCGTGGTCGCGGCCGGGGCGGGTGCGGACGTTCGCCGTGGACGACCCGGCACTGGAGCCGACCGAACCGCTGCCGCTGCTACGACCGGACGAGGACGCGGCTCCTGGTCTGGACACGGCACCGGAGGACGCAGCGAGCCCGAACGCGGACGGGGCTCCGGACGTGGCCCCGGGCCCGGAGGCACATCTGGTCCCGGAGGAGGCCGTGAACCCGGACCCGTACGCGGGGGAGGTCGCAGGCTCGGTCCCGGAGAACGCCGCGGGCCCGGGCCCGGACGTGGCCGGGGAGGCGGACCCGGACCTGGGCCCGGGGGAGGTCGCGGGCCCGGGCCCCGATGTGGCCGGGGAGGCGGGTTCGGACCTGGACCCGGTCCCGGACGTGGCCCAGAAAGCGGTCGCGGACCCGGACCCGTACGCGGGGGAGGTCGCAGGCTCGGTCCAGGAGGACGGCGCGGGCCCGGGCCCGGACGTGGCCCGGGAGGCGGTCATGAACCCGGACCCGGACCTGGACCTGGAGGAGATCGCGGGCCCGGGGCCCGATGTGGCCGGGGAGGCGGGTTCGGACCTGGACCCGGTCCCGGGAGTGGCCCGGGAAGCGGTCACGAACCCGGACCTGGACGCGGACCCGGCCGCGGAGGAGGTCGCAGGCTCGGCCCCGGAAGACGCCGCGAGCCCGGAGCCCGATGTGGCCCGGGAGGCGGTCGCGGACCTGGCCGTAGAAGGGACTACGGGCCGGGAGGGGACTACGGGCCGGGAGGGGACTACGGGCATGACCCCGGGGGAGGCCATAGCCTCCGATCCAGAGCAGATCGAGGGCCCGGATGACCTGGCCGCGAGACCAGGCGGCCTGGCCGCGGGCCCGGATGGGCTGGCCCCAGGACCGGGTGGCGGACCCGAGCAGGGCCAGGCCCCAGGCCACATGCAGGACCACGGCCTGGGCCGCGAGCAGCTCCCGGGCCACATGCAGGGCCACATGCAGCCCCCGGCCCCAGGCCACGAGCAGGGCCAGGGCCAGGGCCAGGGCCAGGGCCAGGGCCAGGGCCAGCCCCAGGGTCAGCCCGTGACGTCCAGTCCGTAG
- a CDS encoding photosystem reaction center subunit H: MQTDIDPRTLIGRKAFDREGSKIGTVDEVYLDDATGEPEWAAVRTGLFSRDVFVPLEPSEVVGDTLRVPYDRALIKDAPDFGVGRHLSPEQELQLYHHYGLDVTG; encoded by the coding sequence GTGCAGACCGATATCGACCCGCGGACCCTGATCGGCCGCAAGGCATTCGACCGCGAGGGCTCCAAGATCGGCACCGTGGACGAGGTCTATCTCGACGACGCGACCGGCGAGCCCGAATGGGCGGCGGTACGCACCGGGCTGTTCAGCCGGGACGTCTTCGTACCGCTCGAACCGAGCGAGGTCGTCGGCGACACCCTGCGGGTGCCGTACGACCGGGCGCTGATCAAGGACGCCCCGGACTTCGGAGTCGGCCGCCACCTCTCCCCCGAACAGGAGTTGCAGCTCTACCACCACTACGGACTGGACGTCACGGGCTGA
- a CDS encoding glycine dehydrogenase subunit 1 has translation MTANRIALSDLERGTPFEQRHIGPDGEAQAKMLAQVGFGSLDELTEAAVPEVIKSTEALHALPPARSEPEVIAELRGLADRNQVLPSMIGLGYYGTHTPPVILRNVLENPAWYTAYTPYQPEISQGRLEALLNFQTVVADLTGLPTAGSSLLDEATAAAEAMALSRRVGKVKEGVFLVDADCLPQTVAVLRTRAEPTGVEVVVADLAEGIPDEIAERGVFGVLLQYPGASGVVRDPRPVIERAHELGAVVTVAADLLALTLLTSPGELGADIAVGNSQRFGVPMGFGGPHAGFMAVRDAYARNLPGRLVGVSVDADGDKAYRLALQTREQHIRREKATSNICTAQVLLAVMAGMYAVYHGPDGLAAIARRTHRYASVLAEGLRAGGVEVVHGAFFDTLTARVPGRAAEVVAAGREAGVNLRLTDADHVGIACDETTARAQLAAVWSAFGVDGGNGDAAGIPGVDELDAAAPDALPAALLRHDGYLAHPVFHQHRSETAMLRYLRRLADRDYALDRGMIPLGSCTMKLNATTEMEPVTWPEFGALHPFAPAEQAQGYLTLIRELEERLAEVTGYDKVSLQPNAGSQGELAGLLAVRAYHRANGDTRRTVCLIPSSAHGTNAASAVMAGMKVVVVKTGEDGEIDTGDLRAKIEKHGAELAVLMVTYPSTHGVFEGHITEICAAVHDAGGQVYVDGANLNALVGLAEPGRFGGDVSHLNLHKTFCIPHGGGGPGVGPVAVREHLAPYLPNHPLQPAAGPATGVGPVSAAPWGSAGILPISWAYIRLMGAEGLRRATQVAVLGANYVAKRLEPHYPVLYTGPGGLVAHECIVDLRPLTKATGVTVDDVAKRLIDYGFHAPTMSFPVAGTLMIEPTESEDLAELDRFCQAMIAIRAEIEKVGSGEWAKEDNPLRNAPHTAASLTGEWDRPYSREEAVFPAGVSAADKYWPPVRRIDGAYGDRNLVCSCPPLESYEG, from the coding sequence ATGACCGCCAATCGCATCGCACTCTCCGACTTGGAACGCGGTACTCCGTTCGAGCAGCGCCATATCGGCCCCGACGGCGAGGCGCAGGCCAAGATGCTCGCCCAGGTCGGCTTCGGCTCGCTGGACGAGCTCACCGAGGCCGCCGTACCGGAGGTCATAAAGAGCACCGAGGCGCTGCATGCCCTGCCCCCGGCCCGCAGTGAGCCGGAGGTCATCGCCGAGCTGCGCGGACTCGCCGACCGCAACCAGGTGCTGCCGTCGATGATCGGCCTCGGCTACTACGGCACCCACACCCCGCCGGTGATCCTGCGCAATGTGCTGGAGAACCCCGCCTGGTACACCGCGTACACGCCCTACCAGCCGGAGATCTCCCAGGGCCGGCTCGAGGCCCTGCTCAACTTCCAGACCGTGGTCGCCGATCTGACCGGGCTGCCCACGGCCGGCTCCTCGCTGCTGGACGAGGCCACCGCGGCCGCCGAGGCGATGGCGCTGTCGCGGCGTGTCGGCAAGGTCAAGGAGGGCGTCTTCCTGGTCGACGCCGACTGCCTGCCGCAGACCGTCGCGGTCCTGCGGACCCGAGCCGAGCCGACCGGTGTAGAGGTCGTCGTCGCCGATCTTGCCGAGGGCATTCCGGACGAGATCGCCGAGCGCGGGGTCTTCGGTGTGCTGCTGCAGTACCCGGGCGCCTCCGGCGTGGTGCGCGATCCGCGCCCGGTCATCGAGCGCGCTCATGAGCTGGGCGCCGTCGTCACCGTCGCCGCCGATCTGCTCGCGCTCACCCTGCTCACCTCGCCCGGTGAGCTGGGCGCGGACATCGCGGTGGGCAACAGCCAGCGGTTCGGCGTCCCGATGGGCTTCGGCGGACCGCACGCCGGTTTCATGGCGGTGCGCGACGCCTACGCCCGCAACCTTCCCGGCCGGCTGGTCGGGGTCTCCGTGGACGCCGACGGCGACAAGGCGTACCGGCTGGCGCTGCAGACCCGTGAGCAGCACATCCGCCGGGAGAAGGCCACCAGCAACATCTGCACCGCCCAGGTGCTGCTGGCCGTGATGGCCGGGATGTACGCCGTCTACCACGGCCCGGACGGGCTCGCGGCGATCGCCCGCCGCACCCACCGCTACGCCTCCGTGCTCGCCGAGGGGCTGCGGGCCGGCGGTGTCGAGGTGGTGCACGGCGCGTTCTTCGACACCCTCACCGCACGGGTGCCGGGCCGGGCCGCCGAGGTCGTCGCCGCGGGCCGGGAGGCCGGGGTCAACCTTCGGCTGACCGACGCCGACCACGTCGGCATCGCCTGCGACGAGACCACCGCCCGTGCGCAGCTTGCCGCCGTGTGGTCCGCCTTCGGAGTGGACGGCGGAAACGGCGACGCCGCCGGGATCCCCGGCGTCGACGAGCTGGACGCCGCGGCGCCGGACGCGCTGCCCGCGGCCCTGCTGCGCCACGACGGCTATCTGGCCCACCCGGTCTTCCACCAGCACCGCTCCGAGACGGCGATGCTGCGCTATCTGCGGCGGCTGGCCGACCGGGACTACGCCCTGGACCGGGGCATGATCCCGCTCGGCTCCTGCACCATGAAGCTCAACGCGACCACCGAGATGGAGCCGGTCACCTGGCCCGAGTTCGGCGCGCTGCACCCCTTCGCACCGGCCGAGCAGGCCCAGGGCTATCTGACCCTGATCCGTGAGCTGGAGGAGCGGCTGGCCGAGGTCACCGGCTATGACAAGGTCTCCCTGCAGCCGAACGCCGGATCCCAGGGCGAGCTCGCCGGGCTGCTCGCGGTGCGCGCCTACCACCGGGCCAACGGGGACACCCGGCGCACCGTCTGCCTGATCCCGTCCTCCGCGCACGGCACCAACGCCGCCAGCGCCGTGATGGCCGGCATGAAGGTTGTCGTGGTCAAGACCGGTGAGGACGGCGAGATCGACACCGGAGACCTGCGCGCCAAGATCGAGAAGCACGGTGCCGAACTGGCCGTGCTGATGGTCACCTACCCCTCCACCCACGGTGTGTTCGAGGGGCACATCACCGAGATCTGCGCGGCCGTGCACGACGCGGGCGGCCAGGTCTACGTGGACGGCGCCAACCTCAACGCGCTGGTCGGGCTCGCCGAGCCGGGCCGGTTCGGCGGCGATGTCTCGCATCTGAACCTGCACAAGACCTTCTGCATCCCGCACGGCGGTGGCGGCCCCGGCGTCGGCCCGGTCGCGGTGCGCGAGCACCTGGCGCCCTATCTGCCCAACCATCCGCTGCAGCCCGCCGCGGGCCCGGCCACCGGCGTCGGCCCGGTCTCGGCCGCGCCGTGGGGCTCCGCGGGGATCCTGCCGATCTCCTGGGCGTACATCCGGCTGATGGGCGCCGAGGGGCTGCGCCGCGCGACCCAGGTCGCGGTGCTCGGCGCCAACTATGTCGCCAAGCGTCTGGAGCCGCACTACCCGGTGCTCTACACCGGCCCCGGCGGCCTGGTGGCCCATGAGTGCATCGTGGATCTGCGACCGCTGACGAAGGCCACCGGCGTGACGGTCGACGATGTGGCCAAGCGCCTGATCGACTACGGCTTCCACGCGCCGACGATGTCGTTCCCCGTCGCGGGGACGCTGATGATCGAGCCGACCGAGAGCGAGGATCTGGCGGAGCTGGACCGGTTCTGCCAGGCGATGATCGCCATCCGGGCCGAGATCGAGAAGGTCGGCTCCGGCGAGTGGGCCAAGGAGGACAACCCGCTGCGGAACGCCCCGCATACGGCGGCGTCGCTGACCGGGGAGTGGGACCGCCCGTACTCCCGGGAGGAAGCGGTCTTCCCGGCCGGGGTCTCGGCGGCAGACAAGTACTGGCCGCCGGTGCGGCGGATCGACGGGGCCTACGGGGACCGTAACCTCGTCTGCTCCTGCCCGCCGCTGGAGTCCTACGAGGGCTGA